Proteins from a single region of candidate division WOR-3 bacterium:
- a CDS encoding tail fiber domain-containing protein — PRNDSVGQGDSAWVRGTPDSVLYTIRQLGIARGGAGNMLYGSYRFTHVNLGANSQTGHYSQNEMYCTVGGGFYNVAPYDFATIAGGDSNFAVDYCAIGGGHSNQALGLAATVGGGRNNIAWGYNGVIGGGYQNVLGSDDAPTVSGGRANVAGGHYATVGGGYGNAAAAYCATVGGGYADTARALYSGVLSGYSNLAGAGVEDTAAVVCGGKDNSATAKFAFVGGGSLNVARDFYATVGGGYGDTASGYGATVAGGVRNAASDHHATVCGGVSNRASNWYATVGGGYSNSASGSAATVAGGYINTASGGAATVPGGYYNKAAGDCSFAAGSFARANHTNSFVWSDSVQSSSDSVYTTGANQWRVRARGGVWFFSNRLMTSGVYLAPGSNSWSSACDSANKTDFQPVDHKALLKKLATVPVRYYRMKDQNDGTKHIGPVAQEFYAAFGVGENDKSINMADADGVLFAAIQALYEENQQLLHRIEVLEARLNQGR, encoded by the coding sequence CACCAAGAAATGACAGTGTTGGTCAGGGTGACAGCGCCTGGGTGCGCGGCACACCGGATTCGGTCCTTTACACAATAAGGCAACTGGGCATTGCGCGTGGTGGTGCCGGCAATATGCTTTATGGTTCTTATCGCTTTACCCATGTCAATTTAGGGGCTAACAGCCAAACCGGACATTACAGCCAAAATGAGATGTACTGTACCGTAGGCGGAGGGTTTTACAATGTAGCTCCCTATGATTTTGCCACAATCGCCGGTGGTGATTCAAACTTCGCGGTTGATTACTGTGCGATTGGTGGTGGACATAGTAATCAAGCCTTAGGTCTCGCAGCTACGGTTGGAGGGGGCCGTAATAATATAGCCTGGGGCTATAACGGAGTGATTGGCGGTGGCTATCAAAACGTTCTGGGTAGCGATGACGCTCCGACGGTTAGCGGCGGACGTGCCAATGTGGCGGGGGGCCATTATGCCACGGTTGGCGGCGGGTATGGCAACGCCGCCGCGGCCTACTGTGCCACGGTTGGCGGCGGGTACGCTGATACGGCTCGCGCGCTTTACAGCGGTGTTCTCTCAGGCTATTCCAACCTCGCTGGTGCTGGTGTTGAAGATACCGCAGCGGTGGTGTGCGGTGGTAAGGACAACTCAGCAACCGCCAAATTTGCCTTTGTTGGGGGCGGAAGTCTCAATGTGGCACGTGACTTTTATGCCACGGTTGGCGGTGGGTACGGCGACACCGCCTCGGGCTATGGTGCCACGGTTGCCGGTGGCGTCCGCAATGCCGCCTCGGACCATCATGCCACTGTTTGCGGTGGAGTATCCAACCGCGCCTCGAATTGGTATGCCACGGTTGGTGGCGGATACAGCAACAGTGCCTCGGGCTCCGCTGCCACGGTTGCTGGCGGGTACATCAACACCGCCTCGGGCGGTGCTGCCACGGTTCCAGGCGGTTACTACAACAAGGCTGCCGGGGATTGCAGTTTTGCTGCGGGAAGCTTTGCCCGGGCAAACCATACTAACAGTTTCGTTTGGAGTGATTCGGTGCAAAGTTCTTCTGATTCGGTCTATACTACAGGTGCCAACCAGTGGCGAGTGCGGGCACGGGGCGGAGTCTGGTTCTTCTCCAACCGTTTGATGACGAGCGGTGTTTACCTGGCACCCGGTTCCAACTCCTGGTCATCTGCCTGTGATAGTGCAAACAAGACCGACTTTCAACCGGTTGACCACAAGGCTCTGCTTAAAAAACTGGCTACGGTGCCAGTGCGCTACTACCGGATGAAAGACCAGAATGACGGCACAAAGCACATCGGACCGGTGGCGCAGGAGTTCTACGCTGCTTTCGGCGTCGGGGAAAATGATAAAAGCATAAATATGGCAGATGCGGATGGCGTGCTCTTTGCCGCAATTCAGGCGCTGTATGAAGAGAAC